The nucleotide window CGGCCCCCTACGCCAGCTCCTCGCGGAGCAGCCCCATCGGGACCTCGCGTTCGGCGTGGGCGTTGTGCTGGTGGATGGACTCGTCGTTCGACTGCTTCATGTACACGGTGACGTCGTCCGCCAGATGCGAGAACTCCTCGACGACGTCCTCGGCCATCGTCCGCACGCAGTCCTCAACGAACTTCGCGTTCATGTGGGCGTGGTAGGTCATGTGGTCCTCGTCCGGCCGCTTCGCGTAGTTGTAGATGCGCGCGCTCATGGAGTCCCGCGCGGTGTCGATGACGTCGAGCAGGTCGACCTCCGGAGCGCCCTCGGCGGTGAACGTCAGCGTCGCGTGCCCGCGCTGCGAGTGGCCCGGCTGGGGGACCGCCTCGAGGAACTCCTCGACGGTCCCGTCGTCGACGCCGAGTTCAGCGAGTTTGTCGCGTGCGCGAGATTCGGACATCCCCTGCGAGCAGGGGCAGACGGTCATCCCGGTGACCCGGGCGCCGATCTCCTCGCGCGTCCCAGCCTCGGTCGCGGTCGCGGAGGCGATGACCTCCACCGTGCTCTGGGTCTGGTGGTCGCTCGCGGGGGTGTTCTCGCGCTGCACCAGTTCCGCGGTCATCTCGACCACGGCCGTCGACGTGTACTCGTGTTTCGCGAGGAGTCGATCTGCGGCGTCCCCGCAGACGTCCTCGACGCGGTAGGCCTCCTCGCGAGTCGTCGCCTCGAGCACCTCGTCGATGACCTCCATGTTCCGGCTCATGTCGATGCCCTTCCGCTCGCCTGGCAGGTCGACGAAGACCGAGAAGTCGGCCATCAGGATCCACGGCCGGTCGCCGTTCCGGCTGATCTTCACCAGCTTCTCGACGCCGGTCACCCCGACCTGGCTGAGTCCGACCGTGACGTCGGGCCGGCTCGCCTGCACGTCGGGCAAGTTGTGACTCATTGGCAGGTACCACGGGTGGCCGGCGATTATGGCTTTCGAAAGGGGTATGCCGGTTTCCGAGAACCGACGGAGACGTCTCCGAAACGTCGGAAGCTGTTCACGCCGAGCAATACAGGATCCGCAGTTTTCGCCCCCGTCGTCCCCGGTTTACGGCCAGTCGTCGCGTCCCTCGTCGTCGAACGGGTCCGCGGCCTCATCCTCGTCGCCGAGCGTCCAGCCGGCGGCCTCGGCGGCCGCCTCCAGCGGGAGGAACTCCCACCCGGCCGCCTCGGCGACGGCCTCGTCCTCGTCGGTCGTCCCGACGAACACGTGCCGGTCGGTCTCGAACTGTCCCTTGACGTTCTCCAGCGACTCCCGCACCCCGCGCGGACCCGAGAAGAAGTCCTGGCGCACGCGGTGCTTCCGGGTGAAGTTCGTCACGACGTACGTCGGTTTCTCGGAGACCACGCCGACGTACTCGGTCCACCCCCGGGCGTCGTTGAACACGGCGTTCGGGTCGGCGAGGCGTTTGAGCGCCGCCAGTTCGAACGCGAGCGTCATGTCGGTTGAGCCGCCGCCGTCCATACCGTGAGTGGGGGGGAACCGCCGAAAACGGTGTCGGTCGCGGGTTCGACCCGACGGCGGGTCGCTCGCTCCGGGCCCGACCGCTACTCCGTCGAGTTACCGCCGCTCCACGACGACCGCGCCGCCGTCCGTCGCGGCCTCGGCGCTGCCGCTCACCTTCCCCTGTTCGGTCCGGGCGATCCGGTAGTACCCCGCGAACACGATGACGTCGTCCGGGTTGAGCCCGGACGCCCGAACAGGTTCGCCCGCCGTCATCCGCACGAACGCCTCCAGGTCGTCCTCGGAGAGCTGGTCCACGTGTCGGACCGTCGCGTCCTCCGGGACCGGTCCGGCACGGTGAGCTGTCAGGGTCGGCCCGCGCTGTGTCATGTGCTACCGTACAACATTATTCACCTTAAACCTTGCTACAGTATCCAATGGTCTGAAAAGATGGTGGCCGGTGGTACTCTCGCCGCGGCCGAGGGATCCACTGGACGGATCGCAACTCTGGCCTCTCTCGGACTCGGGTGCTATCGCTGATGGTCCGTCGTCTCCCGTCGGATCCGTCCTGTTCCGCGAAAACCGGGTTCGTGGCGTCTACTCGCCGGCGGCCGCTTCCTGTTCGAGGTCCTCTACCGAGAACTCCTCGTTCATCAGGACCTCCTTCTGGGCGCCGACGTCGACCTGTTCGCGCATGAGTTGTTTGTACGCGGACTGCGGGGCGAGGTTGCCGATGAGCACGCCGCCGACGATCTTGCCGTCCTTCAGCGCGAGGCGGCGCCACTCGTCGTCGCCGAACTTGCGCTCCACCTCGTCGTCGCCGAGCGTCGGGTGGCCGAACGAGAGGAACGGGAAGTCGAAGTGGGTGATGGAGTACGAGGAGACCCACTTGAACCCCTCCGACTCGTACTCGAGCATGTTCCTGGCGGCGATGGTGCCCTGCTCCTTCGCCGACCCCCACGCGCCGTTCTGGGCGCGATCGCCGAGGATGACGTCGTGGAACTGGGTGATGTCGCCCGCCGCGAACACTTCGTCGAGGTTCGTCCGCATGTACTCGTCGACGACGATGCCGTTGTCCGTCTCGATCGGTGTGTCCTCGACGAGTTCCGTGTTGAAGTTCAGCCCGATGGCGACGCCGGCGAAGTCCGCGGGGTAGCGCTCGCCGTTCGGGTCGACGGCGGCCTCGATGTGGCCCTCGTCGTCCACCTCGAAGC belongs to Halorarum halophilum and includes:
- a CDS encoding DUF7124 domain-containing protein, which gives rise to MDGGGSTDMTLAFELAALKRLADPNAVFNDARGWTEYVGVVSEKPTYVVTNFTRKHRVRQDFFSGPRGVRESLENVKGQFETDRHVFVGTTDEDEAVAEAAGWEFLPLEAAAEAAGWTLGDEDEAADPFDDEGRDDWP
- the mptA gene encoding GTP cyclohydrolase MptA, with amino-acid sequence MSHNLPDVQASRPDVTVGLSQVGVTGVEKLVKISRNGDRPWILMADFSVFVDLPGERKGIDMSRNMEVIDEVLEATTREEAYRVEDVCGDAADRLLAKHEYTSTAVVEMTAELVQRENTPASDHQTQSTVEVIASATATEAGTREEIGARVTGMTVCPCSQGMSESRARDKLAELGVDDGTVEEFLEAVPQPGHSQRGHATLTFTAEGAPEVDLLDVIDTARDSMSARIYNYAKRPDEDHMTYHAHMNAKFVEDCVRTMAEDVVEEFSHLADDVTVYMKQSNDESIHQHNAHAEREVPMGLLREELA